From one Phocaeicola salanitronis DSM 18170 genomic stretch:
- a CDS encoding N-6 DNA methylase — MARYEISNEVRPLDRLITGFASSCGYEIQTVFNDLLRFIIHGFSPGAPPISNWKYKRQQNASFMEMTAEWTRIMQKQIGRSGWFDAFGELHMAYCSKPGQQANGQFFTPSHICELMVMCAAGKKETGQRMGGPTCGSGRLLLAYHAHNPGNYLVGEDISRTCCMMTVCNMLVHGCVGEVICHDSLQPKAFTDGWKVNQALPLTGIPSIRRMKEEEYRNPLPENIGRFKEAVRIINLLDK, encoded by the coding sequence ATGGCACGATATGAAATCTCCAACGAAGTCAGGCCGCTCGACAGGCTCATCACAGGCTTTGCCTCCTCATGCGGCTATGAAATACAGACCGTATTCAACGACCTGCTGCGTTTCATCATCCACGGCTTCTCTCCTGGAGCACCGCCAATAAGCAACTGGAAATACAAGCGTCAGCAAAACGCCTCGTTCATGGAAATGACAGCTGAATGGACACGTATCATGCAGAAACAAATCGGCAGATCGGGATGGTTCGACGCTTTCGGTGAACTCCACATGGCCTACTGCTCAAAACCGGGACAGCAGGCAAACGGACAGTTCTTCACGCCGTCACATATCTGTGAACTCATGGTCATGTGCGCGGCAGGTAAAAAAGAGACCGGACAGAGGATGGGAGGCCCTACATGCGGCAGCGGAAGACTTCTGCTGGCATACCATGCGCACAATCCGGGAAACTATCTGGTCGGAGAAGACATCAGCCGGACCTGTTGCATGATGACCGTATGCAACATGCTCGTCCACGGATGTGTCGGGGAAGTGATCTGTCATGACAGTCTCCAGCCGAAGGCATTCACCGACGGATGGAAAGTCAACCAGGCTCTGCCCTTGACGGGAATACCTTCTATAAGACGCATGAAGGAAGAGGAATACAGGAATCCTCTTCCGGAAAATATCGGACGCTTCAAAGAGGCAGTCCGTATCATCAACCTATTGGACAAATAA